ACAGCACCTCTTCGATCTCGCGCGGGTAGACGTTGAATCCGCCGCGGATGATCAGATCCTTGACCCGATCTTTGATAAAGAAGTAGCCGTCGGCATCTTTATAGGCCACGTCGCCAGTGTAGAACCAGCCGTCGCGGATGGCCTCGGCGGTGGCATCGGCACGCTTGTAGTAACCCTTCATCACATTATGGCCACGAATCGCGATCTCGCCCAGTTCGTTGAGCGCAACCTCGTTGCCATTGGCGTCGACACAGCGCATCTCGACGCCCCAGATCGGTACGCCGATCGAACCAGGCTTGGGCTCGCGGTCGAGCGTGTTGAACGAAGCCACCGGCGAGGTCTCCGACAGCCCATAGCCCTCGAGGATCGTCACGTTATACTTCTGATTGAAGGCATGCATCACCTCGACCGGCATAGCCGAGCCGCCCGAGCAGCAGCGCCGCAGCGCCGAAAGGTCGTAGCTATCGGCGCCGGGGAAGTGCAACAGGTAGAAGTACATGGTCGGCACGCCTGCGAAGTAGGTCACTCGATCGCGCACCAGCACCTCGAGCGCTTTCTGTGGCTCGAAGCGTGGCAGCATGGTAATCGTGCCGCCGGCATAGATCAGCGCATTCATCACGCATGTCTGCCCAAACGAGTGGAACAGTGGCAGCACCGCCAGGCCAACCTCGTCGGGGCCGACCCGTAAAATTTTCTCGGCGCCGAGGTATGCGTTGAACAGCATGTTCAGGTGGCTCAGCTCGGCACCCTTCGGGCGCCCGGTGGTGCCGCTGGTATACAGAATGACCGCCGTGTCGTCGGGCATGGTCGGCACAGTGTCAAAGGTTGGCGGTGTGTCAACCATCAGCGCGCCTAGCGGCAGCGCGCCGGCCGGCAGCTCGGCCTGGCTGCCGGGCGCCTGCGCGACGATCAGGTTGCGGCAGCCGCTCGCCTGCTTAGCGCCCTCGGCCGCCTCGCCTAGAAACCCTTCCCATACGATCAGCGCCACTGCATCGCTATCGTCGAGATGATAGGCAACCTCGTGACGCTTGAACAGCACATTCAGCGGAACCACCGTGGCGCCGAGCTTCAAGATCGCGTAGTAGCACATCACGAAGTGCGGCGTGTTCGGCAGCATCAGCGCTACCTTGTCGCCCGCCCGCACGCCCAACTTCACCAGCCCGTTCGCAATCTTGTTCGCGGCTCCGTTGAGCTCGGCGTAACGTAGCTTGGTGTCGTCGAGCATCACCGCAACTTTCGCAGGGGTGCGGCGCGCACTGATCTCGAGCAGCATGGCCAAATTCAGCATCGAATGGCTCCTTTCGGTGGTGGCTATGCGTATGGATTCCGCTCACAGGGGGTATCAGAGATTATAGGGGAGGTGCTTTTGAAAGTCAATCATTCGTTGCGGCGCCAGGCCCACCGCGATTAACAAACATTTAATCGTATCGCATCCGCCGCGCCGCCGGCTGAGGCGCGCCCGGCTGCGTACCAATCAGCAATAACCCGCAGTCCATGCCTGGCGCGCCGGGTATACGCCCCAGCCGATTCACGAAGATGTCATTTGAATTTGGCCTGGCCGATCGCTATACTAAACCGAGAACTCCGCATCTCAAACGGCACCGTGCGCTTAGATTGCCCAATGCTGATCGATTTTGAGCAAGCATGTCGTGGGGGGGATCGGGCCAAACAATTCTGTTGATCGAGAAAATTGCCAAAGGAGCGATGCATGCGATTTCGTGCGATGGTTTTATTTGCAGCTGTTGTATTCGTCCTGACGATCACCACCATGTTTCAGGCGGCGCTGCCCGCACCCATAACGAATGCGGCCACCTCGCCGTTCGGCTATCTCGACGACAACCTGCCCTACTTCTATAACCCTAGCTCGGCCACCAAATCGCTTGTGCAAACCCCCACCGGCGAGAAGCCTCAGAGCAAGCTATGGTTTAACGACGGCCGCTGGTGGGGCAGCATTTTCAATAAGGCCGCCGGCAACTACCACATCTACTGGCTGAACCTTGTCACCCAGCGCTGGGCCGACACCGGCACGGTTCTTGATACGCGCGCGCAGACCAAGGCCGACTGCCTATGGGATGGCACGCACCTGTATGTGGCCTCGGGCGGTGGCGCCGATCCGATCGCCGGCAATGGCACGTCGGCCCCACTGCCGGGCTACCTGTATCGCTACAGCTACAACACCACCACCAAACAGTACACCAAAGACGCCGGCCCGGTGCTGATTCGCAATGGCGGCGCCGAGACGCTGGTGATCGACAAAGATACTACCGGCCGGCTCTGGATCACCTACACCCAGAACGGCAAGGTGTACGTCAACCACAGCCGCAGCTCCGATATCGATTGGGATGCCACTGCCGCGATCGTTGTGCCGACACCCGACCCGAAATGGACGAGCGTCTCGCCCGATGATATTTCGACGCTGGTGGCGTTCGACACGAAGATCGGCATCCTCTGGAGCAACGAAAGCCCTGGCCAGCTGAGCGGCTCGAGCGATACGGCCTTTTACTTCGCCTACCACGTCGATAGCCAGCCCGATACCAGCTGGACCAGCGGGCCGATCTTTCACCAGCCCAGCGTCGCCGACGATCATCTGAACATCAAGGCGCTCCAGTCCGACCCGGCCGGCAACCTGTATGCCATGGTCAAGACATCGTTCAACAGCGCCGGCACGCCACAGCTGGTGCTGCTGGTGGGCAAGAAGATCAATGGCAGCTATAACTGGAGCTGGTACACCGAGAGCATCCGCGAAGAAGGCCAGACCCGCCCGCTGCTGGTGATCGACACCAGCCATCGCACTCTGTACGTGTTCACATCGACCGAGGGCGGCGGCAGTATTTACTACAAGTCCACCAGTATGGACAATATCAAGTTCCCAACTGGCGCCGACACGGCCCGTACCTTTATGAGCAAGCCCGGCTACGCGATCAACGATGTCACCAGCACCAAGCAGACGGCCAATAGCGCGAGTGGGATCGTGGTGCTGGCCAGCCACGACAACGAGTCGAGCGTCGATAGCACCGTGGCCGACTTTTATTTCCACAATTACATCGACCTGAACACCAGTGGGGCTACCCTCACGCCAACCGCCTCGCGCGTGCCTACCGCGACGCTGGTGCCCACCGCAACACCGACGCTCGGGCCAGTCAATACAAACCGCCAGGTGTTCGTGCCGGTCAGCCAGAACTAAGCCTTTCTCAGAGCCTGTTTGAAGCAGCAGAGGCTGGAGCAACAAAATCGCTCCAGCCTCTGCGTGTGTTGGCCGGCAGCGGCTAAGCGCGCTGCGCAGGCCTGTACCCCGCGCCGCCCCCGCTCAGGCACAGCGTTGTTGCCCAGCACGCCGGGCTGCGTGGATACCCCGCCCCCATACCCACTTCCCTGGCAAGGGAAGGAGTGAGCATGTGGCGTTCCAATGCGGCGGCTCTGCCGCCGCATTGGAACGCCAAAAAGGATACCCCCCGCTCCCAGGTTAGGAGCAGGGGGCATGGATGCAGGCGCATGGCGCCCTGATACCGCGTACAAACTACCCCAGCGTCGCCCGCATCCCACCTGTACGGGCCGGGCGACGCCAACCGGCAGCTACTTAATCACAACCGCCGACTGCGAGACCCAGCCGTCGATCTGGCCGGCGCGAATATGCAGGCGGCCCTTATGCACCTCGAAGGCCAGCACCGGCGTGTTGCGCAGCAGTGTCTTGATCGGCGTGTCGCTGGTCGATGTCTCGTACACCTGGGTGCGGCTCGCGGCGATCACACCCTTGCGCGGCAGCGGCGTCGCCGTCGGCACGGCCGTCGCTGTTGGCGCTGCCGTGGGCAGCGGCGTGAGCGTGGGCAGCGGCGTGAGCGTGGGCAGCAATGTCGCGGTTGGCACGGGGGTGCCTGGCAATGCCGCGATCTTGATGCGCGCGAACGATAGCTGATCGATCGCCTGGCGCAGCGTTGTGCCAACCTCCTTCGCGGCCATCAGGTTCTGGTAGCCGCCAATCGACAGCTTCATGGCCTCGAGGCTCTCGCCATGGGCCTGCTGCGCGCACGCCGGCGGCTGCACAGCCGCAAGCTCGTTGGCCAACCGCTGCAGCGCATCGATCGGCCCCTGTAGCTCGGTGGCCTTGGCCCGCCCGGCGACGATCACCTCATCGCCCCAGCGATCGATTACGTTGTCGTACTTGGCGCGATACGCCTGGAGATCTGCAGCCGAGCAGGGGTCGTTCGAGCTGGCGGCCGCCGTTGCAGCGGCAGGCAGGGTGGCGGGCGGAGTGCTGACGGCAGGTGTGCCGCAGGCGGCTAACAGTAGGATGAACACAAGCATGGATCGACGCATGAATGCCCCCTCTCATTTGAAAAGACCATTTGAATGCGAATAAAGCTTCTTTCCTCGGATCACTCGCACAACGCCCATGGCACTGTGGCTGCTTGTGAGCGTGGGTTACACGCTCTGCGCGAAGCACCACAAAGCAGTACCGCGCTGCCGTTTGCAAACGCCAACCGCACCGGCCCATCAGTAATGCGATAAGCTCCCATCGACTCGCGCAATGTTGATCGCCAGATGGCAGGCCAGCAGCCCGGCCGGCAGTAACACGAGTGTCAGCGCGCACAGCACCAGCAGCTCGCCGCCGAGCTGGGCGAACCCCTCGCCAAGTAGTAGCGAGCGCCGCAGCAGCTCGAGCGAGTGGGTCAAGGGCAGCGCCTGGCCCAGCAGCCGCAGCCAGCTTGGCAGCACGCCAACCGGGTAGTACACGCCGCTCAGCAGCAGCGAGCTTACGCGCAGCGCCCAGCCAAGCGGATCGCCGCGTTTCATCAGAATAATCACGCTCGCCGCGAACAGCCCAAGCGCGTTGAAGCTCACCACACTCACCAGCAGCGCCAGCAGTGCGAAGGGCAGATTGGCCCGGCCATAATCCATCCCCAAGAAGATACCGACAACGATATAGACTAGGACTCGCAATGTTGCAAAAACGTAACTCCACAGCGACGACGAGAACAGCGTGGACAGCAGCCGCGTCGGGCTCAGCAGCATCAGCTCAAGCGTGCCGGTGGTCTGGCCCTCGCGCACGCTCTCGCCGATCGCGCCCATGCCGATCGACATATACTCGCTGAAGGCTACACCGAGGATCACAAACGCAAAGTAGCTGCCGCCGTACGCGCTCAGGTAGGGCGCGGCGGTGCTACTGAACACGTTCGCGATGAAGTAGTAGATCGCCACGTTCAGCACCGCGCTGCTCACCCGGAACAGAAAGCCCAGCTTGTAGCTCACATCGAGCCTGTAGTCGCGCACGAGGAAGGCCCACGGCACCCGCAGATAGTTGATCATGCGCGCACCTCCTCGGCCGGCGCCGGCGGCTGGCTCAGCGTGTGCAGGTAGATCTCCTCGAGCGTCACCTGGCGCGTCACGAACTGGTGAATATCGGCACCACTCTCGACCACCTCGCGCAGCACGGCCGCCAGCACTGGCCCCTCTTCGGCCAGGGTCAGCGCGAGCAGGTGGCCGGCCTCGTCGCGGGCGGCTGCGACATCGAGAATGCCCGGCAGGCGGCGCAGGCTGCCCGGCAGCTCGGGCTGCATATGGCGCAGGCGTAGCTCGCAGCGTGTGCCGTAGCGCAGGCCCTGGCGCAGCTGCGCAATCGTGCCCTGCGCGACGATCCGGCCCGACTGGATCAGCGCCAGGCGGTCGCACAGCTCTTCGGCCTCGGCCATCGAGTGGGTAGCCAGGATGACGGTGCAGCCCAGCTCGCCAATGATATACTCGGCCACGAACCGGCGCATGGCCTGCGCCGAGATCGGGTCGAGCGAGCGAGTCGGCTCGTCCATGAACAACACCTGCGGGCTATTCAGCAGGCCGCGCGCAATCGCCAGCTTCTGGCGCATTCCGCTCGAGTAGGTGCGAAACGGCCGGTCGCCATGGTCGGCCATACCCACGCGCCGCAACAGCTCGTCGATGCGCTGCCGGGCCAGCGCGCCGGGCACATGGTAGAGCGCCGCGAAGAACTCGAGGTTCTGGCGACCAGTCAGCCGCCAGTAGAACGAACGCTCTTCGCCGCTCACCAGGCCAATCCGCTCGCGCACCTGGCGGGCCTGCCGCACGACATCGTAGCTGGC
The sequence above is drawn from the Candidatus Kouleothrix ribensis genome and encodes:
- a CDS encoding ABC transporter permease, whose amino-acid sequence is MINYLRVPWAFLVRDYRLDVSYKLGFLFRVSSAVLNVAIYYFIANVFSSTAAPYLSAYGGSYFAFVILGVAFSEYMSIGMGAIGESVREGQTTGTLELMLLSPTRLLSTLFSSSLWSYVFATLRVLVYIVVGIFLGMDYGRANLPFALLALLVSVVSFNALGLFAASVIILMKRGDPLGWALRVSSLLLSGVYYPVGVLPSWLRLLGQALPLTHSLELLRRSLLLGEGFAQLGGELLVLCALTLVLLPAGLLACHLAINIARVDGSLSHY
- a CDS encoding ABC transporter ATP-binding protein, whose protein sequence is MQPAIEAHALTKRFRKLHTYRDLVLYPWRKADHLAVDQVSLEIARGELFGLLGQNGAGKTTLIKMLCTALIPSAGQAHVASYDVVRQARQVRERIGLVSGEERSFYWRLTGRQNLEFFAALYHVPGALARQRIDELLRRVGMADHGDRPFRTYSSGMRQKLAIARGLLNSPQVLFMDEPTRSLDPISAQAMRRFVAEYIIGELGCTVILATHSMAEAEELCDRLALIQSGRIVAQGTIAQLRQGLRYGTRCELRLRHMQPELPGSLRRLPGILDVAAARDEAGHLLALTLAEEGPVLAAVLREVVESGADIHQFVTRQVTLEEIYLHTLSQPPAPAEEVRA
- a CDS encoding long-chain fatty acid--CoA ligase produces the protein MLNLAMLLEISARRTPAKVAVMLDDTKLRYAELNGAANKIANGLVKLGVRAGDKVALMLPNTPHFVMCYYAILKLGATVVPLNVLFKRHEVAYHLDDSDAVALIVWEGFLGEAAEGAKQASGCRNLIVAQAPGSQAELPAGALPLGALMVDTPPTFDTVPTMPDDTAVILYTSGTTGRPKGAELSHLNMLFNAYLGAEKILRVGPDEVGLAVLPLFHSFGQTCVMNALIYAGGTITMLPRFEPQKALEVLVRDRVTYFAGVPTMYFYLLHFPGADSYDLSALRRCCSGGSAMPVEVMHAFNQKYNVTILEGYGLSETSPVASFNTLDREPKPGSIGVPIWGVEMRCVDANGNEVALNELGEIAIRGHNVMKGYYKRADATAEAIRDGWFYTGDVAYKDADGYFFIKDRVKDLIIRGGFNVYPREIEEVLYAHPAIAEAAVIGVPDTALGEEVKAVVSFKPGQSAEESEIIAYCKERLAAYKYPRSVEIRETLPKTATGKILKRELK